One window of the Glycocaulis alkaliphilus genome contains the following:
- a CDS encoding BolA family protein, which translates to MPMAADDISRLIREALPDAQVEIEDLAGDGDHYRATVVSPAFAGLPRVKQHQLVYNALGGRMGGELHALALITRAP; encoded by the coding sequence ATGCCCATGGCCGCCGACGATATTTCGCGTCTGATCCGCGAGGCGCTGCCCGATGCGCAGGTGGAGATCGAGGATCTGGCAGGGGATGGCGACCATTACCGCGCGACGGTGGTCTCACCGGCCTTTGCCGGACTGCCCCGTGTGAAGCAGCACCAGCTGGTCTATAATGCGCTGGGCGGACGCATGGGCGGCGAGCTACATGCGCTGGCGCTCATCACCCGCGCGCCCTGA
- the grxD gene encoding Grx4 family monothiol glutaredoxin produces MTDTATLESIRNTVEGHDVVLYMKGTPLFPQCGFSSLVSRVLQHMGVEYHSVNVLEDMDVREGIKVYSDWPTIPQLYVKGEFIGGCDIVKEMFETGELKAFFDEKGIEAA; encoded by the coding sequence ATGACCGACACCGCCACGCTTGAATCGATCCGCAATACGGTGGAAGGCCACGATGTCGTGCTGTACATGAAGGGCACGCCGCTCTTTCCCCAGTGCGGATTTTCCTCCCTCGTTTCGCGCGTGCTCCAGCATATGGGCGTGGAGTATCACTCGGTAAACGTGCTGGAAGACATGGATGTACGCGAAGGCATCAAAGTCTATTCCGACTGGCCGACCATCCCCCAGCTCTATGTGAAGGGCGAGTTCATCGGCGGCTGCGACATCGTCAAAGAGATGTTCGAGACCGGCGAGCTGAAAGCCTTTTTCGACGAAAAGGGCATTGAGGCGGCCTGA